The following proteins are co-located in the Microbacterium sp. SORGH_AS_0888 genome:
- a CDS encoding ABC transporter ATP-binding protein, producing MAEFLRLEGLRKYFASSGVLAVADVSLTVGAGEVVALVGENGTGKTTLMNLLFGAFPADAGRIFIEGEEVQIRGSQDAISHGIGMVQQHFALVPSFTVAQNVMLGREKSRARMVDDRAGEQAVRELGDRLGFPLEPSDIVAALPIGLQQRVEILKALAGDTRLLILDEPTAVLTPAEADELIVAVRHLASMGTSVVFISHKLPEVMAVADRIVVMRRGHMVGEMPVAEATPARIARLMVGREVLLRAEIADVEPGETVLAVEDVTAHQVSAGDSGLTGVNLAVRAGEILGVAGVSGNGQGNLVDAIAGLRKVDAGAVVINGTPVTNRGPRVARDAGLAHIAEDRMHVGLNRQATLAENAVSVAYRTRRFARWGFLRGRSVYEFATQVIEDYIVRGGSPRRVIGNLSGGNLQKVVIGRELEGDPAVIIANQPTRGLDVGSIEFVHKSLLDARERGAGILLVSAELEEIMTLADRIVVIYDGALAGPFARGELSNVEIGALMAGRTIDEAREDGAAVTA from the coding sequence ATGGCCGAGTTCTTGAGACTCGAGGGTCTGCGGAAGTACTTCGCATCGTCCGGCGTGCTGGCCGTCGCGGACGTCTCGCTCACCGTCGGTGCCGGTGAGGTCGTGGCGCTCGTCGGCGAGAACGGCACCGGGAAGACGACGCTGATGAACCTCCTCTTCGGCGCCTTCCCCGCCGACGCCGGGCGCATCTTCATCGAGGGCGAAGAGGTCCAGATCCGAGGATCACAGGACGCCATCTCGCACGGCATCGGCATGGTGCAGCAGCACTTCGCGCTGGTGCCCAGCTTCACCGTCGCGCAGAACGTCATGCTCGGACGGGAGAAGAGCCGCGCCCGCATGGTCGATGACCGAGCGGGCGAACAGGCCGTGCGCGAGCTGGGGGACCGGCTCGGGTTCCCGCTCGAGCCGTCCGACATCGTGGCAGCCCTTCCGATCGGGCTGCAGCAGCGCGTGGAGATCCTGAAGGCCCTGGCCGGCGACACGCGCCTGCTCATCCTCGACGAGCCCACCGCCGTCCTGACCCCGGCCGAGGCCGACGAGCTCATCGTCGCGGTGCGCCACCTGGCCAGCATGGGCACGTCGGTCGTCTTCATCAGCCACAAGCTGCCGGAGGTCATGGCGGTGGCCGATCGCATCGTGGTCATGCGGCGCGGGCACATGGTGGGCGAGATGCCGGTCGCCGAGGCGACACCGGCGCGGATCGCGCGCCTCATGGTCGGTCGCGAGGTGCTGCTGCGTGCGGAGATCGCCGATGTGGAGCCCGGAGAGACCGTGCTGGCCGTCGAGGACGTCACCGCCCACCAGGTCAGCGCGGGAGACTCGGGGCTCACCGGGGTGAACCTCGCGGTGCGCGCCGGCGAGATCCTCGGCGTCGCCGGCGTCAGCGGCAACGGCCAGGGGAACCTCGTCGACGCGATCGCGGGCCTGCGCAAGGTCGACGCGGGAGCCGTCGTCATCAACGGCACCCCGGTGACCAACCGCGGCCCCCGTGTCGCCCGCGACGCCGGGCTCGCGCACATCGCGGAGGACCGCATGCACGTTGGCCTCAACCGTCAGGCCACGCTCGCCGAGAACGCCGTGTCGGTGGCCTATCGGACGCGCCGTTTCGCGCGCTGGGGCTTCCTGCGCGGTCGATCCGTCTATGAGTTCGCCACGCAGGTCATCGAGGACTACATCGTGCGCGGCGGGTCGCCGCGGCGCGTCATCGGCAACCTCTCCGGCGGCAACCTCCAGAAGGTCGTCATCGGCCGTGAGCTGGAAGGCGACCCCGCCGTGATCATCGCCAACCAGCCCACGCGCGGTCTGGACGTCGGCAGCATCGAGTTCGTGCACAAGTCGCTGCTGGACGCGCGCGAGCGCGGGGCGGGGATCCTCCTGGTCTCGGCCGAGCTCGAGGAGATCATGACCCTCGCCGACCGGATCGTGGTCATCTACGACGGAGCGCTCGCCGGCCCGTTCGCGCGCGGCGAGCTCTCGAACGTCGAGATCGGGGCGCTCATGGCGGGCCGCACGATCGACGAGGCGCGCGAGGACGGCGCGGCGGTCACGGCATGA
- a CDS encoding nucleotide disphospho-sugar-binding domain-containing protein → MTLLVISPDYASHLLPLVTFAAAWQAAGEDVVVATGPATDAIVAGAGMRRVELSLGRGANGGVMRTDEQAAAEASSLAGFFAATREGMVPTLRYQAQERLTDLMWEPVDRARRTLEIVDRLRPEHILVDHLAFSARLALHTAGIGYGDVVLGHPTALPVGEEVYGLPPYWPAAFQPGADELAALRALCDRVATGFTAQWNAAASALDAGTKPVADAFAVRGGTVLYNYPEELADGDGRVLPPHVFLGSALRAESVPADVAAWLERPEPFVYVSFGSFLSVRADVLSRVVAALRALGVRAAVATGASTIGELGGPLPEDWLVRETLPQVALLAQAAVAVTHGGNNSVTEALACGVPIVVLPFSTDQFAGAAALERTGTGVALDPNRADVRAIADAVRDRLPLAGPGRALLERLRDDAARRPGADRAYAALTGGSDPD, encoded by the coding sequence ATGACGCTGCTCGTCATCAGCCCCGACTACGCCTCGCACCTGCTTCCGCTCGTGACGTTCGCCGCGGCGTGGCAGGCCGCGGGGGAGGACGTCGTGGTCGCGACGGGCCCGGCGACCGATGCGATCGTCGCCGGTGCCGGGATGCGCCGCGTCGAGCTCTCCCTCGGGCGCGGGGCGAACGGGGGCGTCATGCGCACGGACGAGCAGGCGGCGGCAGAAGCCTCGTCCCTCGCCGGGTTCTTCGCCGCGACCCGCGAGGGCATGGTGCCCACCCTCCGCTATCAGGCGCAGGAACGGCTCACCGACCTCATGTGGGAGCCGGTGGACCGTGCGCGCCGCACGCTCGAGATCGTCGACCGGCTGCGGCCGGAGCACATCCTCGTCGACCACCTCGCCTTCAGCGCGCGGCTCGCGCTCCACACGGCGGGGATCGGCTACGGCGACGTCGTGCTCGGGCATCCCACCGCTCTCCCGGTGGGGGAGGAGGTCTACGGCCTCCCGCCGTACTGGCCCGCCGCCTTCCAGCCCGGGGCGGATGAGCTGGCGGCGCTGCGCGCGCTGTGCGACCGCGTCGCGACCGGGTTCACCGCCCAGTGGAACGCCGCGGCATCCGCGCTCGACGCCGGGACGAAGCCGGTCGCGGACGCGTTCGCGGTGCGCGGCGGCACCGTGCTCTACAACTACCCGGAAGAGCTCGCCGACGGCGACGGGCGCGTGCTCCCGCCGCACGTGTTCCTCGGCTCCGCCCTGCGCGCGGAGAGCGTGCCCGCGGATGTCGCGGCCTGGCTGGAGCGGCCGGAGCCGTTCGTGTACGTCAGCTTCGGCAGCTTCCTCTCGGTGCGCGCCGATGTCCTCTCCCGGGTCGTGGCCGCGCTGCGGGCGCTCGGGGTGCGTGCGGCGGTGGCGACGGGGGCCAGCACGATCGGCGAGCTCGGGGGTCCGCTCCCGGAGGACTGGCTCGTGCGCGAGACGCTCCCGCAGGTCGCGCTGCTCGCGCAGGCCGCGGTCGCCGTGACGCACGGCGGCAACAACTCGGTCACCGAGGCGCTCGCCTGCGGCGTGCCGATCGTCGTGCTCCCGTTCTCGACCGACCAGTTCGCCGGGGCGGCCGCCCTCGAGCGCACGGGGACCGGCGTCGCCCTCGACCCGAACCGGGCGGACGTGCGCGCGATCGCGGACGCCGTGCGCGATCGGCTCCCGCTCGCCGGTCCCGGGCGCGCGCTGCTGGAACGGCTGCGCGACGACGCCGCACGCCGGCCCGGCGCGGACCGCGCCTACGCAGCGCTCACGGGCGGGTCAGATCCGGACTGA
- a CDS encoding glycosyltransferase, with protein sequence MDSLVSARTIVDALRRADELAFEAGRDPGVRPLRHLVAALAGDDEVVVVAAVHALAEMPDEQAARTLVALLTDARAFVREHAAWALGAMMPRPDAVAHLLGMVSDGGFTGMLAQRTLEEWSVRAGEMLAVAVESALIGVSEPDRRARLVETLGLVRQPLATRPLLALARDDAQSPAVREAAVAALGQRQGSPGVEAVLEDLVARGGRLGALARLALIDLDPPRPAQDDVGAEGLTIAQLFLHADLDPALSSVGAGDNGGIATLLVRLGDALVSDSSHTVGRVITLARGTVEQTTADLLDVSAARAGHLFGHVPLAASPVASAAAWPLRVTARRGIRRMLRAAGRVDVLHLRMADVGSLAAADVARELGIPIVFTLAPDPHSVIQSMEDAGTLSRTGFGEADLREHFWFRARLVQSLAASAEHTVLFPRPTLAEDMRRLVGVDIRVHEERHTVVAEGVDMTAIDRAVRAAQDAADGGTPSPAIGELADLVAGLDEDRRGLPLLVSVGRLHRVKGMATLAAAWADSPVSAHANLLIVGGDLRHPSADESEQLALIEDVVPAAERAARGLILAGHRPNAVAAEWLAAARFGLPGRIAPAGAYVCASVKEEFGLAVLEAMATGLVVVAPDGGGPATYVDSGDTGFLAATWDRTRLAAAMQAALDRAAEADSGAAARAHAMVAERFTVQAMAATLAPLYGTVALRDARLARAAVLPS encoded by the coding sequence ATGGACTCGCTCGTCTCGGCGCGGACGATCGTCGATGCGCTTCGGCGGGCGGACGAGCTGGCGTTCGAGGCCGGCCGCGACCCCGGCGTGCGGCCGTTGCGCCATCTCGTCGCCGCGCTCGCCGGCGATGACGAGGTGGTCGTGGTCGCCGCCGTGCACGCCCTCGCCGAGATGCCCGACGAGCAGGCGGCGCGGACGCTCGTCGCACTGCTGACGGATGCGCGCGCGTTCGTCCGGGAGCACGCGGCGTGGGCGCTCGGCGCGATGATGCCCCGCCCGGATGCCGTCGCGCACCTGCTCGGCATGGTCTCCGACGGCGGCTTCACCGGCATGCTCGCCCAGCGCACGCTGGAGGAGTGGTCCGTGCGCGCGGGCGAGATGCTCGCCGTCGCCGTCGAGTCCGCCCTGATCGGCGTGTCCGAGCCGGATCGGCGCGCGCGGCTCGTCGAGACGCTGGGCCTCGTGCGACAGCCCCTCGCGACCCGGCCGCTGCTCGCCCTGGCACGCGACGACGCCCAGAGTCCCGCTGTGCGCGAGGCCGCTGTCGCGGCCCTCGGCCAGCGTCAGGGATCGCCCGGCGTCGAGGCGGTGCTCGAAGACCTCGTCGCCCGCGGGGGACGCCTCGGTGCCCTCGCCCGGCTGGCGCTGATCGATCTCGATCCGCCACGGCCGGCGCAGGACGACGTCGGCGCGGAGGGCCTCACGATCGCTCAGCTGTTCCTGCACGCCGATCTCGACCCTGCGCTCAGCTCGGTCGGAGCCGGTGACAACGGCGGGATCGCGACGCTGCTCGTCCGACTGGGCGACGCGCTCGTCTCGGACTCCTCGCACACCGTCGGCCGTGTCATCACGCTCGCGCGCGGCACCGTCGAGCAGACGACGGCCGACCTGCTGGATGTCTCCGCTGCCCGCGCGGGCCACCTGTTCGGGCACGTCCCGCTGGCCGCATCCCCCGTGGCGTCGGCCGCGGCGTGGCCGCTGCGCGTGACCGCGCGCCGCGGGATCCGGCGCATGCTGCGCGCCGCGGGCCGGGTCGACGTGCTCCACCTGCGCATGGCGGATGTCGGATCGCTCGCCGCCGCGGACGTGGCGCGCGAGCTCGGCATCCCGATCGTGTTCACGCTCGCGCCCGACCCGCACAGCGTCATCCAGTCGATGGAGGATGCCGGCACCCTCTCGCGGACGGGCTTCGGCGAGGCCGATCTGCGCGAGCACTTCTGGTTCCGCGCGCGACTGGTGCAGTCGCTCGCGGCGTCCGCCGAGCACACCGTGCTGTTCCCGCGCCCGACGCTCGCGGAGGACATGCGCCGACTGGTCGGTGTCGACATCCGGGTCCACGAGGAGCGGCACACGGTCGTGGCCGAAGGGGTCGACATGACGGCGATCGACCGTGCCGTGCGCGCCGCGCAGGACGCCGCCGACGGCGGTACGCCCTCCCCGGCGATCGGCGAGCTCGCCGACCTCGTCGCGGGCCTCGACGAGGATCGGCGCGGGCTGCCGCTGCTCGTGAGCGTCGGCCGCCTGCACCGGGTCAAGGGCATGGCGACGCTTGCGGCCGCGTGGGCGGACTCGCCCGTGTCCGCCCACGCGAACCTGCTCATCGTCGGGGGCGACCTGCGGCATCCCTCGGCGGACGAGAGCGAGCAGCTGGCGCTGATCGAGGATGTCGTGCCCGCCGCCGAGCGGGCCGCACGCGGTCTGATCCTCGCGGGTCACCGTCCCAACGCGGTGGCGGCGGAGTGGCTCGCCGCCGCGCGGTTCGGTCTTCCGGGGCGGATCGCGCCCGCCGGCGCCTACGTGTGCGCGAGCGTGAAGGAGGAGTTCGGGCTCGCCGTGCTCGAGGCGATGGCGACCGGGCTCGTCGTGGTCGCCCCGGACGGCGGGGGCCCGGCGACCTACGTCGACTCCGGCGACACCGGGTTCCTCGCGGCCACCTGGGACCGGACCCGGCTGGCGGCGGCGATGCAGGCCGCGCTCGATCGCGCCGCGGAGGCGGACTCCGGGGCGGCGGCGCGGGCGCACGCGATGGTGGCGGAGCGGTTCACGGTCCAGGCGATGGCGGCCACCCTCGCGCCTCTCTACGGCACGGTCGCGCTCCGGGACGCGCGGCTGGCCCGCGCGGCGGTGCTGCCCTCATGA
- a CDS encoding LacI family DNA-binding transcriptional regulator has protein sequence MQQIARIAGVSVTTVSHVLSGNRPVSPRTADRVMAVIRQYDYVPVSAARRLKVGHSSLVGLVVPDLTVSYFAQLAKGVELAVESAGLGLIICSMSLRTPRRHLDLLRDGTMDGLVHLPFAARVDEEIAALAGDYPVVIADEELAGDTGLPTVVADNLQGGRLVGRHLAERGHRRALIVAGPETMLSSAQRVVGIKEHLPQALVLRGDFTAEAGYRLVDEALESGFGFTCVAAGNDEQALGAMRRLRAAGLSVPGDVSVTGFDDVAVADAIGLTTVRQPAHDLGIRAGELLLQQIARFDAGERRAAVSPELLPVAFVERRTTAAARARAAP, from the coding sequence ATGCAGCAGATCGCCCGCATCGCGGGTGTCAGCGTCACGACGGTCTCGCACGTGCTGTCCGGCAACCGACCGGTGAGCCCCCGCACGGCGGACCGTGTGATGGCCGTCATCCGGCAGTACGACTACGTGCCGGTGTCGGCGGCCCGCCGGCTGAAGGTCGGCCACAGCTCCCTCGTCGGTCTCGTCGTGCCGGACCTGACGGTGTCGTACTTCGCCCAGCTCGCGAAGGGCGTCGAGCTGGCCGTCGAGTCCGCCGGGCTCGGCCTGATCATCTGCAGCATGTCGCTGCGCACGCCCCGCCGTCATCTCGACCTCCTCCGCGACGGGACCATGGACGGCCTCGTCCATCTGCCCTTCGCCGCACGCGTCGACGAGGAGATCGCCGCGCTCGCGGGCGACTACCCGGTCGTGATCGCCGACGAGGAGCTGGCCGGGGACACCGGCCTGCCCACCGTGGTCGCCGACAACCTGCAGGGCGGCCGTCTCGTCGGCCGGCACCTGGCGGAACGCGGACACCGCCGTGCGCTCATCGTCGCGGGCCCCGAGACGATGCTGTCCTCGGCGCAGCGCGTCGTCGGGATCAAGGAGCATCTGCCGCAGGCCCTGGTCCTGCGCGGCGACTTCACCGCCGAGGCGGGCTATCGACTGGTCGACGAGGCCCTCGAGAGCGGCTTCGGCTTCACGTGCGTCGCCGCGGGAAACGACGAGCAGGCGTTGGGCGCGATGCGCCGGCTGCGTGCCGCAGGGCTCTCGGTGCCCGGGGACGTCTCGGTGACGGGGTTCGACGACGTCGCCGTCGCCGACGCCATCGGGCTGACGACCGTGCGCCAGCCCGCCCACGATCTCGGCATCCGCGCCGGCGAGCTGCTGCTGCAGCAGATCGCGCGCTTCGATGCCGGCGAGCGGCGCGCCGCCGTGTCCCCCGAGCTCCTCCCCGTCGCGTTCGTCGAACGCAGGACGACCGCCGCCGCGAGGGCACGCGCCGCGCCGTAG
- a CDS encoding BMP family ABC transporter substrate-binding protein, whose product MSHSRKILGATAGLAALALALTACAGGASDGTSASSGGYTATLVGGVAGDLSYTDSALAGLKKAQDELGVTTNHIEAPDPSQGETLLRSAIQTSPDLILSITLPLDTAISIAEQYPDQKIGMPDQSSEGKTIPSNLEIYTINTHEGSFLAGLVAGSMTKSKKVGAVVGGDSPALNQFAYAYKQGVLASCADCSVQLSYLNFVFNDPSLGKATALDLISDGADVIYQVAGGTGTGVIEAAKEKGVYAIGVDSDQDNVAPGTVITSMMKHVDASVYKMIDEAKKGNFTSGAQMVGLAEGATGLSWDEGSTVFADAHPELSSSIATAKALVEKYKASILDGSFQVCDALNAPDTTACAGLGK is encoded by the coding sequence ATGTCCCACAGCAGAAAGATCCTCGGCGCGACCGCCGGCCTGGCGGCCCTCGCGCTCGCACTCACGGCGTGCGCCGGCGGAGCGTCCGACGGAACGTCGGCGAGCTCGGGCGGCTACACCGCGACCCTCGTGGGCGGCGTGGCCGGAGACCTCTCCTACACCGACTCGGCGCTCGCGGGGCTGAAGAAGGCGCAGGACGAGCTGGGAGTCACCACGAACCACATCGAGGCGCCCGACCCCTCGCAGGGTGAGACGCTGCTGCGCTCGGCGATCCAGACCTCGCCGGACCTGATCCTCAGCATCACGCTGCCGCTGGACACGGCGATCTCCATCGCCGAGCAGTACCCCGACCAGAAGATCGGCATGCCCGACCAGTCGAGCGAGGGCAAGACCATCCCCAGCAACCTGGAGATCTACACGATCAACACCCACGAGGGCAGCTTCCTCGCCGGTCTGGTCGCGGGCTCGATGACCAAGAGCAAGAAGGTCGGAGCCGTCGTCGGCGGTGACTCGCCGGCGCTGAACCAGTTCGCCTACGCCTACAAGCAGGGCGTCCTCGCCTCCTGCGCCGACTGCTCCGTGCAGCTCAGCTATCTCAACTTCGTCTTCAACGACCCGTCGCTCGGCAAGGCGACGGCCCTCGACCTGATCAGCGACGGAGCCGACGTGATCTACCAGGTCGCCGGCGGCACCGGTACCGGCGTCATCGAGGCCGCGAAGGAGAAGGGCGTCTACGCGATCGGCGTCGACAGCGACCAGGACAACGTCGCTCCCGGCACCGTCATCACCTCGATGATGAAGCACGTCGACGCGAGCGTGTACAAGATGATCGACGAGGCAAAGAAGGGCAACTTCACCTCGGGCGCGCAGATGGTGGGTCTCGCCGAGGGCGCGACCGGCCTGTCCTGGGATGAGGGATCGACGGTCTTCGCGGACGCGCACCCCGAGCTCTCCTCCAGCATCGCCACGGCGAAGGCGCTGGTCGAGAAGTACAAGGCGTCGATCCTCGACGGATCCTTCCAGGTCTGCGACGCGCTCAACGCTCCCGACACGACGGCCTGCGCAGGCCTCGGCAAGTAG
- a CDS encoding ABC transporter permease — protein sequence MKDLDLARSAQRLSVPIVAVAVALIIGGVLIAISGRSPFDAIGAIGQAAFSCTPKFCNFGTVLTTAAPLIMTTLGAVMVLRAGLFSIGQEGQYAVGGLAAVAIGYMVPMPSGLHWIVALLGGAVAGALIGIVPALFRVFLGANELIVSIIVNSMVGLLMSYLVNYPMRDAGGSASFTPQIDVTARLPVFDTTTKVGMNIVLALVFVVLTYIYMSRSTWGYEQRMAGEAPVFARYSGMRTRTAVIRAAALGGALAGIGGGIQVLGMNYRVIDGFMDGTGFNGLTAAILGGTTVIGGAIAAFVFASISIGAINGLQILMGIPREIGSVILALMIVLVAVQTPLAHRLELWLSKRRGAREMQQRLAEPPGDVGLAEAESPADDDPDPTPSPAWLGTRPEEGER from the coding sequence GTGAAAGACCTCGACCTCGCCCGCTCGGCCCAGCGACTGTCGGTCCCGATCGTGGCCGTGGCGGTCGCGCTGATCATCGGCGGTGTGCTGATCGCGATCTCGGGCCGTTCGCCGTTCGACGCGATCGGCGCGATCGGCCAGGCGGCGTTCAGCTGCACGCCGAAGTTCTGCAACTTCGGCACGGTGCTGACGACGGCGGCGCCGCTGATCATGACGACGCTGGGCGCGGTCATGGTGCTGCGGGCGGGCCTGTTCAGCATCGGGCAGGAGGGGCAGTACGCGGTCGGCGGACTCGCCGCCGTCGCGATCGGCTACATGGTCCCGATGCCGAGCGGCCTGCACTGGATCGTCGCGCTGCTCGGCGGTGCCGTCGCCGGTGCGCTGATCGGCATCGTGCCGGCGCTGTTCCGGGTCTTCCTCGGGGCGAACGAGCTCATCGTCAGCATCATCGTGAACTCGATGGTCGGCCTGCTGATGTCGTATCTGGTCAACTACCCGATGCGCGACGCCGGCGGAAGCGCGTCCTTCACGCCGCAGATCGACGTGACCGCGAGGCTGCCCGTCTTCGACACCACGACCAAGGTGGGCATGAACATCGTGCTCGCGCTCGTCTTCGTGGTCCTCACGTACATCTACATGAGCCGGAGCACCTGGGGGTACGAGCAGCGGATGGCCGGCGAGGCGCCCGTCTTCGCCCGCTACTCCGGAATGCGCACGCGCACCGCCGTCATCCGCGCGGCCGCGCTGGGCGGCGCGCTGGCCGGCATCGGCGGCGGCATCCAGGTGCTCGGGATGAACTACCGCGTCATCGACGGCTTCATGGACGGCACGGGCTTCAACGGGCTGACCGCGGCGATCCTGGGCGGGACGACCGTCATCGGCGGGGCGATCGCGGCCTTCGTCTTCGCCTCGATCTCGATCGGCGCGATCAACGGTCTGCAGATCCTCATGGGCATCCCGCGCGAGATCGGGTCCGTCATCCTCGCGCTCATGATCGTGCTCGTCGCGGTGCAGACGCCGCTCGCGCACCGCCTCGAGCTGTGGCTGAGCAAGCGCCGCGGTGCCCGTGAGATGCAACAGCGGCTCGCGGAGCCGCCCGGCGACGTCGGGCTCGCCGAGGCCGAGAGCCCCGCGGACGACGACCCCGATCCCACTCCCTCGCCGGCTTGGCTCGGCACCCGACCGGAAGAAGGCGAGCGCTGA
- a CDS encoding amidohydrolase family protein: MSRTTLVADHVVIGGHDATVLEPGVVVVEDGLIVEVGAVRGSRPSGAGVVDLGPSVLMPGLVNAHAHAPMMLMRGVSEGHSLLTWEGWLGAIRAKELHLTPDLLAASALVGCAEMIGSGTTSFADQYLFAESYVGAIESSGLRATVAYGIVDLGDDARRDSSLVAAEAFVAAGEDALVDRWIGPHAFFVDNRLETVQAEIEMARAHGAGLHAHYATSTEEDDVCRERYERTALRMLTELGATDVPMLLAHANDILVDDLPLLAGTAASVAIAASVAMISGAHAAPTRAALDAGVNVVIGTDNLCGNNNADMFEEMRTLGKLAAFVERRPNAITPVELLGMATWRGRAAMGGAPGDGTIGEGAVADLIALPTAALHRGPVGAQSVHSALVYGAVGFDTTHVMTGGRWLKRDGALTTIDLPAALTQRQDDFDTLMARVAAAD, from the coding sequence ATGAGCCGGACGACCCTCGTCGCCGACCATGTCGTGATCGGCGGACACGACGCGACCGTGCTCGAACCGGGTGTCGTCGTCGTCGAGGACGGCCTCATCGTCGAGGTCGGCGCCGTCCGCGGATCCCGGCCGAGCGGAGCCGGCGTCGTCGACCTCGGCCCGAGCGTGCTCATGCCGGGGCTCGTGAACGCCCATGCGCACGCCCCGATGATGCTGATGCGCGGGGTGTCCGAGGGACACTCGCTGCTCACCTGGGAGGGCTGGCTCGGAGCGATCCGGGCGAAGGAGCTGCACCTCACGCCCGATCTGCTCGCGGCCTCCGCGCTCGTCGGATGCGCCGAGATGATCGGGAGCGGCACGACCTCCTTCGCCGACCAGTACCTGTTCGCCGAGTCGTACGTCGGCGCCATCGAGTCGTCGGGACTGCGCGCGACCGTGGCGTACGGCATCGTCGATCTGGGCGACGACGCCCGCCGCGACAGCTCCCTCGTGGCCGCGGAGGCGTTCGTCGCGGCGGGGGAGGACGCGCTCGTCGACCGCTGGATCGGTCCGCACGCGTTCTTCGTGGACAACCGCCTCGAGACCGTGCAGGCCGAGATCGAGATGGCCCGTGCCCACGGCGCCGGCCTGCACGCGCACTACGCGACCTCGACGGAGGAGGACGACGTCTGCCGTGAGCGGTACGAGCGCACGGCGCTGCGGATGCTGACGGAGCTGGGGGCCACGGACGTGCCGATGCTCCTCGCCCACGCCAACGACATCCTGGTCGACGACCTGCCCCTGCTGGCCGGGACGGCGGCGAGCGTCGCGATCGCGGCGAGCGTCGCCATGATCAGCGGTGCGCATGCGGCGCCCACCCGCGCCGCCCTGGACGCCGGGGTGAACGTCGTGATCGGCACCGACAACCTGTGCGGCAACAACAACGCCGACATGTTCGAGGAGATGCGCACGCTCGGCAAGCTCGCCGCCTTCGTGGAGCGGCGCCCCAACGCGATCACCCCGGTGGAGCTGCTGGGGATGGCCACCTGGCGCGGACGCGCGGCGATGGGCGGCGCCCCCGGCGACGGGACGATCGGCGAAGGCGCGGTCGCCGATCTCATCGCGCTCCCGACGGCTGCTCTGCACCGCGGGCCCGTCGGCGCGCAGTCCGTGCACTCCGCGCTCGTGTACGGCGCCGTCGGCTTCGACACGACGCACGTCATGACCGGCGGACGCTGGCTCAAGCGAGACGGCGCCCTGACGACGATCGATCTGCCCGCGGCGCTCACGCAGCGGCAGGACGACTTCGACACCCTCATGGCTCGCGTCGCCGCAGCCGACTGA
- a CDS encoding ABC transporter permease, translated as MDFLSSFFTAELFSNGIRLTTPILFGAIASALSSRAGVLNLAIEAKMLVGAFVGLIALSASGSPVVALLAAAAAGAATGGLMAGAHRIGVDLIIFAIGLNMFFVELSVYLMRVFFGGTGVWKPDVTILEDIRIPVVADIPVLGTLLSGYNVLVYLAFAAAIAYGLLFRFRSGRHLLAAGESPVAALSAGLSVPKIQTWSLVGAGAIAALGGAFLTVGELGLFARGMTDGAGWIAITAALLAVNRPVFLVPSALLFGFSDAFAIRLQSTTALPNSIVQGIPMVATLIVLGIVGYRGLRRAETIGMPKRARRRLRAQTA; from the coding sequence ATGGACTTCCTCTCCTCGTTCTTCACCGCGGAGCTGTTCTCGAACGGGATCCGCCTGACCACCCCGATCCTGTTCGGCGCGATCGCCTCCGCGCTCAGCTCGCGAGCCGGTGTGCTGAACCTCGCGATCGAGGCCAAGATGCTGGTCGGCGCCTTCGTCGGCCTCATCGCCCTCTCCGCGAGCGGATCGCCCGTCGTCGCCCTGCTGGCCGCCGCGGCGGCGGGGGCGGCCACCGGCGGGCTCATGGCCGGTGCCCACCGCATCGGTGTCGATCTGATCATCTTCGCCATCGGGCTGAACATGTTCTTCGTCGAGCTGTCGGTCTACCTCATGCGCGTCTTCTTCGGGGGCACGGGCGTGTGGAAGCCCGACGTGACGATCCTGGAGGACATCCGGATCCCGGTCGTCGCCGACATCCCCGTGCTCGGCACGCTCCTCAGCGGCTACAACGTGCTCGTCTACCTCGCCTTCGCGGCCGCGATCGCGTACGGTCTGCTGTTCCGCTTCCGATCCGGCCGCCACCTGCTGGCCGCGGGCGAGTCGCCCGTCGCAGCGCTCAGCGCCGGGCTCTCGGTGCCGAAGATCCAGACCTGGAGCCTCGTCGGCGCGGGCGCGATCGCAGCGCTCGGCGGTGCGTTCCTCACGGTCGGCGAGCTGGGCCTGTTCGCCCGGGGAATGACCGACGGCGCGGGCTGGATCGCGATCACCGCGGCGCTGCTCGCCGTGAACCGACCCGTCTTCCTCGTGCCGTCCGCGTTGCTCTTCGGCTTCTCGGACGCCTTCGCGATCCGTCTGCAGAGCACGACGGCGCTGCCCAACTCGATCGTGCAGGGCATCCCCATGGTGGCGACCCTCATCGTGCTCGGCATCGTCGGGTATCGCGGACTGCGTCGTGCCGAGACGATCGGCATGCCCAAGCGCGCTCGTCGCCGCCTGCGCGCCCAGACCGCCTGA